The window ATACACAGCAGCCGAACACTGGACGATGCTTGATCTAGCCGCTGGATTCCACTTTGTCCAACGCATGCACGGTTGGATGAGTGCGATCGTGCACAAACCGGCTGAACAACGTCGTGTGTATAGCAGCACTCAAGTTTCTTTCTCTCAAGTCTCAAGCGTGAGGTGCCACCGACCCCCGTCCCAGCGGTTTTGGGTGTACGTGTCTGTCTGCCATGAACTCATTACCGTTCACTGTTGATAGCAAACCAATTCCCAAGTTCCAGCGAAGAAGAGAAGTGGATGTCCGTGTAACCAACGCAACTGCGAGAGATGGATGTTACGTAACGTAGTACGTACGAATACGATGTTAGTGTGGCAGACGGACGTGCTCGTGAGTTGTGAAGCTGAAACACCAATCTTGTTCTTAGATGGAGTAGGCAGCTAGTAGTGCAGAAAGTACTGCCAATCTTTTAGATTGCAGAGGAGATTTGGGTCCTAATTACTGAGCTCTAAATACTATAGGAGAAACGTGTGGCTATGTGGGCGTCCAGTGCGTCTCGTCCATTTCCGTTCCTGCCGACGGACAGGGACGGAACACCTCACTCGCTCACGCTCATGCTCGAGCCTATGATTTAGAGGTCACATGCAGCTTTAATTCGCTCAGACACGCAGCAGCAACCCAGCTCATCCCAAGCCTTCTACGGCTATAAGAACCAGCCAGCCCTCTACCGGCCAACACAGACCAGAGCAGAGCAGATCGAGCGCCTCCATTGCAGCAGGAATGGACTTCGGTACTGATGAGGGCCAGCACGGCCATGGCGACGGAGGCGACGCGGCGGAGTGGAAGAAGGTGGCGGAGCTGAGGGCCGTCGCCGAGGCCCAGGACCCCGCGGCCAAGGTAGCCTACCCTACCGCATCCATCCATCGTCTGCTTGATTCCTCGTCAGCTCGTCGCGTGAGTACAAGCCAGAATCTAACACGACACTAAACACCCGACATGACACAATGATACGGCTAGAGTAGAAACACTGTTGTCCAAAGTACTGACCCCTGTCACTGTCCTCGACTCCCTAAACCCATAACCACTTCATTTCCCAATCAGCACGGTTAAATTAGGTTGCTGTGCTAGCTTAATTAGCTGATAGTGGTTGGCTGGCCAACCACTCTTCTCATTTGTGAGGAGAGGAGATATGTCCAATCAGCACTCCAATCTTGATGGTCAATCATCCTTATAGAATTGGCCATCCAACCATGCATCGTACATATCGGCTTTTTTTCATGACTACCCGACAGAAGCTTATGGCAAGGGAGGTTTTTGTTCAACCATGGATGATGATGTAATCTTAAGATTGGGCCTCCATCTTAGGTTGTTACTCTATTCTTACTTTTTTTGCAAGATAAATTATTTCATATTTCGACGTGTTGGCTGTCCATCTTGTTATGCAGAGGCCTGACATTTGCTCAATGTGGTTGTATCAACTCAATATAACGATTGAATGGAAATGTCTTTGTAAAGAAAACATGTATCGTATGTGTGGGCAACAACAATCCACCTGTTGATCTACGCTATCGTGCACGTGTAGGAGGAGGACGATTTCGTGCTGCGCCGGTTCCTGTGTGCTCGGGACTACAACATTGGCAAGGCGTCGACGATGCTCCTCCAGTACCTCGCCTGGAAGCGCGTCACCAAGCCCCATGGCTCCATCTCCGGCGAGGAGGTGCGCGACGAGATCGTAAAGAAGAGGGTCGACATGCAGGGCTTCGATCGTCTTGGTCGCCCCATGGCGTATATCTATGGCGCACGCCACTTTCCCGCCCGGCGAGACCTTGACGGATTCAAGCGCTATGTAGCCTATGTCCTCGACAAAATATGCACcaggtacatccatatattgattttTCATACTAGCTAGCTACGTTTCATCAGCGAAACTGCTCTATGAACGACAAAACATGGACGATGTGTGGACGACAACAAATCCAACGGCCGTTGCACCGCTGTGGGCATGCATGTGTGCGGCCAGATTATCACTGCCGTTCATGAGTCGTCTGATTTTGCCGTCCGTATAGCAATCTCCTTTCATCAGTCGAGTTATTAATTGATGGGTTTGTCTTGGTCGTTATAGGTTGCCGGTGGGGCAGGAGAAGTTTGCGGCAGTGATAGACTTGAGAGGGTGGGGGTATGCAAACTGCGACATCCGAGGCTATGTGGCAGCGCTCGACATCATGCAGAGCTATTACCCTGAGCGATTGGGGCGTGTGTTCCTGATCCATGTGCCCTACATGTTCATGGCTGCATGGAAGATGGTTTACCCCTTCATCGATGACAAGACAAAAAAGAAGTTTGTGTTTGTCGTTGATAGGGACCTCGATGCCACTCTTCGGGACGCCATTGACGACTCCCAACTACCTGAGGAATACGGCGGCAAGCTCAAGCTATAGGGCCACAGTAGTTCAATGTCATGCAAGTCCATCTGACTATCGAACAATTAACATATGCAATTAAGGGTGCCCCGAAATAGCCATCGATGGAGCCTAGATGAGAGAAGCGACAATCCGTTCAATGGCAGGAGATCGACTCACCGTAGTCTAGACATAAATGCCATATAAGGCTATGCAACCACCCCCACTGACGTGTGCCCCTTTATGTATGTTTAGCTATGAGTGAATCCTACATAAATAATTCAGATGAATTTGATATGGGAATTGACTAACTTGTGTAATAGTATGAGAGGGACTGGTGAGTCTAATTAAGTTAACAATATTGTACATACACATCAAACATTTTGCTTGGATAAACATGTATCCCCCCATTCTGAGATCTAAGGCCTACAGATTTAATATGAAAGCCGAGAATATTTATTTTAAAACAGTGGAAGAAAGGCAACCGCACACCTGAACTTTTCATCCAAGCTCAAAAGATGTTGTGCCTTATTGGGCCCCTCCATCCAAGTTCAGGTGTAGTATTCATGTATACTACCTCCGTTCGGGTTTATTGAGCCTCTTTGTATTTTGGGCCTGATATTGATCATCTATAGACTACTAAACTATGAAGTATATGCTAACAAAATTATGTTGTTCGATTTGTATTTGGAAAAGCtttccaacaatataatttttgtgacatatagtttacatttcattagttaaaattTTAAGTcaaagtttagcccaaaataagaggggcctaataaacccggacggaggtagtatttgtaAAGAGCACATGAAATTTATAGAAGAAAAGTAATAAGTAAGATGAACATGAATTTTGTGAGGTGAAAAGATGTCACAGACGACACAAATTGATCATTTTTTTTCCTCGGGCAGTCACAGTCTCACAGATTAACCACGTGTCTTCCCGAAACTGCACTCGGAAGCTGGCCCAAAATTACACGCAGCCTGCCCCTCCCACACGCTGTCTGCCCTCGCTCCCCTTCATCCTCGTCTTCCCCGCCGCCGCCCATATCCGGCGTCCCCGGTCCCGGTGGCCCGCAGCTCACGGCAGGCCGCCCAGCCTGTCTCTCCTCCCAATCGAAGCTCGGCCCCGCCTCGCCGGGCGGCTCCTccccgacgccctcctgcaggtagGCGCCCGCCCACATTCCACCTGATTGATTGTGCTAGCGATGCCACTTCCGACGCATAGTGGCCACTGGAAGCTGCCATTGCCAAGCGGAGTAGGGCCTCTTACCTTAGCCTCCATGGTTGCTACCGCCTACCGGTAGAATCGCTAACCGTGGGTCAGAGATGAATACTGCATCGAAAGATTGTATTGATGTATGTGTGCCTAGTTAGTTATTTTTGTAGTACTACTCGGTGTGGTAAAATGTACAGCCCGCTTTTGTTGAAAGACAGCATGAATTGCAGTGGTGCACACATTTCTTACCTCACTCGTTTATCTTTCTTTGAAACATGTATTATTACCTCACTCGTTTATCTTTCACTCGCCCACATTTCCGTGAAATAACTTGCGATAGCACAACTAAAAAGGTTTTAGCATTAAAAAGAACTAGTACATCGAAACGACACACATCTACGGTCTCATAAAATTTCAAATATATCAAAACATAGTTAGATATAACAAGAACATATCGCGTCGTGAATAGTACATGGAAGCACTAAGAGGTCTATAACAccctcgccccccccccctctctctctagcCGCACCCTTAATTTTTTTTCGTTGTTTGCAGGAGCTATGCTTTTTAATTAACTTACAGAAGGGGGATTCAACGTACTTTTTTTATTTGTTTATAATTTGATGAAAGGCAGTGGCGTTAATATGgaatttttttagcatcagtacagacacaagcgctcatatacacgtgcatacactcacccctatgaatacacgcacgcacaccctacccctatgagcacctccgacagactgagtcggcatatcatcttgagatttatgaagtcaccgtagacgcctcgtcgtcgacgggaacgtctcctgttggaaatatgccctagaggcaataataaaaggattattattatatttccttgttcatgataattgtcttttattcatgctataattgtgttattcagaaatcgtaatacatgtgtgaatacttagacaccaacatgtccttagtaagcctctagttgactagctcgttgatcaacagatagtcatggtttcctgactatggatattggatgtcattgataacgagatcacatcattaggagaatgatgtgatggacaagacccaatcctaaacatagcacaagatcgtatagttcgtttgctagagttttccaatgtcaagtatcttttccttagaccatgagatcgtgtaactcccggatatcgtaggagtgctttgggtgtaccaaacgtcacaaggtaactgggtgactgtaaaggtatactacgggtatctccgaaagtgtctgttgggttgacacggatcaagactgggatttgtcactccgtatgacggagaggtatcactgggcccactcggtaatgcatcatcataatgagctcaaaatgaccaagtgtttggtcacgggatcatgcattacggtacgagtaaagtgacttgccggtaacgagattgaacgaggtattgggataccgacgatcgaatctcgggcaagtaacataccgattgacgaagggaattgtatacggggttgcttgaatcctcgacatcgtggttcatccgatgagatcatcgaggagcatgtgggagccaacatgggtatctagatcccgctgttggttattgaccggagagccatctcggtcatgtctacatgtctcccgaacccgtagggtctacacacttaaggttcggtgacgctagggatgtatagatatgaatatgcagtaacccgaaagttgttcggagtcccggatgagatcctggacatcacgaggagttccggaatggtccggaggtgaagaattatatataggaagtgcagtttcggccatcgggagagtttcggggtcaccggtattgtaccgggaccaccggaagggtcccgagggtccaccgggtggggccacccatcccggagggccccatgggccaaaatgAGGAGGGGaagcagcccatagtgggctggtgcgccccctaggcccaccccatgcgcctagggttggaaccctaggggtgggggggcgccccaccttgccttgggggctactccacccttggccgccgccccccctaggagatcccatctcctagggccggcgccctcctaggggagcctatataaagggggggagggagggggcagccataccttgagtcttggcgcctctttctcccctgctacacctctctctctcgcagtatacggcgaagccctgctgctgtgatgccctgcatccaccaccacaccgtcgtgctgctggatcttcatcaacctctccttcccccttgctggatcaagaaggaggagacgtcacgctgaccgtacgtgtgttgaacgcggaggtgctgtccgttcggtgctaggatctccggtgatttggatcacgtcgagtacgacttcctcatccccgttctttgaacgcgtccgtgcgtgatctacaaaggtatgtagatgcaatccaatcactcgttgctagatgaactcctagatggatcttggtgaaaccgtaggaaaattttgttttctgcaacgttccccaacagtggcatcataaaCTAGGtccatgcgtagttctcttgcatgagtagaacacaatttgttgtgggcgttgatgttgtcaactttcttgccgctactagtcttatcttgcctcaacggtattgtgggatgaagcggcccggaccaaccttacacgtacgcttacgtgagaccggttccaccgactgacattcactagttgcataaggtggctggcggatttgatgaaaagggtcattatgaagggtaaatagaagttgacaaatcacgttgtggctttcacgtaggtaagaaaacgttcttgctagaaccctattgcagccacataaaacttgcaacaacaattagaggacgtctaactagtttttgcagcaagtgttctgtgatgtgatatggccaaagttgtgatgaatgatgaatgatatatatgtgatgtatgagatgttcatgctattgtaataagaatcacgacttgcatgtcgatgagtatgacaaccggcaggagccataggagttgtctttatttttttgtatgacttgcgtgtcattgagaaacgccatgtaaattactttactttattgctaaacgcgttagccatagtagtagaagtaatagttggcgagcaacttcatgaagacgtgatgatggagatcatgatgatggagatcatggtgtcatgccggtgacaagatgatcatggagccccaagatggagatcaaaggagctatgtgatattggccatatcatgtcattattattatttgattgcatgtgatgtttatcatgtttctgcatcttgtttacttagaacgacggtagtaaataagatgatccctcataataatttcaagaaagtgttttccctaactgtgcaccgttgcgacagtttgtagtttcaaagcaccacgtgatgatcgggtgttagattccaacgttcacatacaatgggtgtaagacagatttacacatgcaaacacttaggttgacttgacgagcctagcatgtacagacatggcctcggaacacagaagaccgaaaggtcgagcatgagtcgtacagaagatacgatcaacatgaagatgttcaccgatgttgactagttcgtctcacgtgatgatcggacacggcctagttaactcggatcatgttatacttagattactggagagatgtctatctaagtgggagttcattgaataatttgattagatgaacttaattatcatgaacttagtctaaattttttacaatatgtcttgtagatcaaatggccaacgtagtcctcaacttcaacgcgttcctagagaaaaccaagcggaaagacgatggtagcaactacacggactgggttcggaacctgaggatcatcctcatagctgccaagaaagattatgtcctacaagcaccgctaggtgacgcacctgttctccctgcagaacaagacgttatgaacgcttggcaggcatgtaccgatgactactccctcgttcagtgcggcatgctttacagcttagagccagggctccaaaagcgttttgagagacacggagcatatgatgttcgaagagctgaaaatggttttccaagctcatgcccgggtcgagagatatcaagtctccgacaagttcttcagctataagatggaggaaaacagttctgtcagtgagcacatactcactatgtctgggttgcataaccgcttgattcagctgggagttaatctcccggatgacgcggtcattaacagaatccttcagtcacttccaccgagctacaagagctttgtgatgaacttcaatatgcaggggatggaaaagaccattcctgaagtatttgcaatgctaaaatcagcagaggtagaactcaaaaaggaacatcaagtgttgatggtgaataaaaccacttagttcaagaagggcaagggtaagaaagccttcaagaaggacggcaagggagttgcgcgcccggcaagcaagctgccgggaagaagccaaagaatgggcccaagcccgagactgagtgcttttattgcaagggatgtggtcactggaagcggaactgcccaaaatactaagcggacaagaaggccggcatcacgaaaggtatatgtgatatacatgtaattgatgtgtaccttaccagtactcgtagtagcttctgagtatttgataccggtgcggttgctcacatttgtaactcaaaacaggagctgcggaataagcggagactggcgaaggacgaggtgacgatgcgcgtcaggaatggttccaaggtcaatgtgatcaccgtcggcacgctacctctacatttaccttcgggattagttttaaaccttaataattgttatttagtgccagctttgagcatgaacattgtatcaggatctcgtttaattcgagatggctactcatttaaatccgagaataatggttgttctatttatatgagagatatgttttatggtcatgctccgatggtgaatggtttattcttaatgaatctcgagcgtaatgctacacatgttcatagtgtgagtaccaaaagatgtaaaattgataatgatagtcccacatacttgtggcactgccgccttggtcacataggtgtcaaacgcatgaagaagctccatgctgatggacttttagagtctcttgattacgaatcgtttgacacatgcgaaccatgcctcatgggaaaaatgaccaagactccgttctcaggaacaatggagcgagcaaccaacttattggaaatcatacatactgatgtatgcggtccaatgagtgttgaggctcgcggtggctatcgttatgttctcaccctcactgatgacttaagtagatatgggtatgtctacttaatgaaacacaagtctgagacctttgaaaagttcaaggaatttcagagtgaggttgaaaatcaacttgacaggaaaatcaagttcctgcgatcagatcgtggaggagaatacttgagtcacgagtttggcacacacttaagaaaatgtggaatagttttacaactcacgccgcctggaacacctcagcataatgatgtgtccgaacgtcgtaatcgcactctattagatatggtgcgatctatgatgtctcttaccgatttaccgctatctttttggggctatgctttagagactgccgcattcactttaaatagggctccgtcgaaatccattgagacgacaccgtatgaattatggtttggaaagaaacctaagctgtcgttcctaaaagtttggggatgcaatgcttatgtcaagaaacttcaacctgaaaagctcgaacccaagtcggaaaaatgcgtcttcataggataccctaaagaaactattgggtataccttctacctcaaatccgaaggcaagatctttgttgccaagaatggatcctttctagagaaggagtttctctcgaaagaagtaagtgggaggaaagtagaacttgatgaagtattacctcttgaaccggaaaatggcgcaactcaagaaaatgttcctgaggtgcgtgcaccgactagagaggaagtcaatgatgatgatcaagatacttctgatcaagctcctactgaaattcgaaggtccacaaggacacgttccgcaccagagtggtacggcaaccctgtcttgaaaatcatgttgttagacaacggtgaaccctcgaactatgaagaagcgatggcgggcccggattccgacaaatggctagaagccatgaaatccgagataggatccatgtatgaaaacgaagtatggactttgactgacttgcctgttgagcggcgagccataaaaaataaatggatctttaagaagaagacagacgcggatggtaatgtgaccatctataaagctcggcttgtcgctaagggttatcgacaagttcaaggggttgactacgatgagactttctcaccggtagcgaggctgaagtccgtccgaatcatgttagcaattgccgcattctatgactatgaaatatggcaaatggacgtcaaaacggcatcccttaatggtttccttaaggaagaattgtatatgatgcagccggaaggttttgtcgatcctaagtatgctgacaaggtgtgcaagctccaacgctcgatttatgggctggtgcaagcatctcggagttggaacattcgctttgatgagatgatcaaagcgtttgggtttacgcagacttatggagaagcatgtgtttacaagaaagtgagtgggagctctgtagcatttctcatattatatgtagatgacatatttttgatgggAAATGGTATAGAacgcttggacagcattaaggcctacttgaataagagtttttcaatgaaggtccttggagaagctgcatatatattaggcatcaagatctatagagatagatcaagacgcctcataggtctttcacaaagcacataccttgataagatattgaagaaattcaatatggatcagtctaagaaggggttcttgcctgtgttacaaggtatgaaattgagctcagctcaatgtccgaccacggcagaagatatagaagagatgagtgtcatcccctatgcctcagccataggttctattatgtatgccatgctgtgtaccagacctgatgtaaaccttgccgtaagtttggtaggtaggtaccaaaataatcccggcaaggaacactagacagcggtcaagaatatcctgaagtacctgaaaaggactaaggaaatgcctctcgtttatggaggtgacgaagagctcgtcctaaagggttacgtcgatgctagcttcgacacagatctggatgactctaagtcacataccggatacgtgtatattttgaatggtggggcagtaagctggtgcagttgcaagcagagcgtcgtggcgggatctacatgtgaagcggagtacatggcagcctcggaggcagtgcatgaagcaatttgggtgaaggagttcatcaccgacctaggagtcatacccaatgcgtcggggccgatcaagctcttctgtgacaacactggggctattgctcttgccaaggagcccaggtttcacaagaaaacaaggcacatcaagcgtcgcttcaactccattcgtgaaaatgttcaagatggagacatagatatttgtaaagtacatacggatctgaatgtagcagatccgttgactaaacctctccctagagcaaaacatgatcaacaccagaatttcatgggtgttcgattcatcacaatgtaactagattattgactctagtgcaagtgggagactgttggaaatatgccctagaggcaataataaaaggattattattatatttccttgttcatgataattgtcttttattcatgctataattgtgttattcggaaatcataatacatgtgtgaatacttagacaccaacatgtccctagtaagcatctagttgactagctcgttgatcaacagatagtcatggtttcctgactatggatattggatatcattgataacgacatcacatcattacgagaatgatgtgatggacaagacccaatcctaaacatagcacaagatcgtatagttcggttgctagagttttccaatgtcaagtatcttttccttagacca is drawn from Triticum dicoccoides isolate Atlit2015 ecotype Zavitan chromosome 4A, WEW_v2.0, whole genome shotgun sequence and contains these coding sequences:
- the LOC119289403 gene encoding phosphatidylinositol transfer protein 3-like; translated protein: MDFGTDEGQHGHGDGGDAAEWKKVAELRAVAEAQDPAAKEEDDFVLRRFLCARDYNIGKASTMLLQYLAWKRVTKPHGSISGEEVRDEIVKKRVDMQGFDRLGRPMAYIYGARHFPARRDLDGFKRYVAYVLDKICTRLPVGQEKFAAVIDLRGWGYANCDIRGYVAALDIMQSYYPERLGRVFLIHVPYMFMAAWKMVYPFIDDKTKKKFVFVVDRDLDATLRDAIDDSQLPEEYGGKLKL